A single window of Lacerta agilis isolate rLacAgi1 chromosome 12, rLacAgi1.pri, whole genome shotgun sequence DNA harbors:
- the PDK4 gene encoding pyruvate dehydrogenase kinase, isozyme 4: MKAARIAIRSAAPLAGERAPREVEHFSRYSPSPLSIKQFLDFGSTNACEKTSFSFLRHELPVRLANILKEIDFLPSPLLSTPSVQLVKSWYVESLMELVEFRDKKSDDHKVLSNFIDAIVKVRNRHHDVVPTMAQGVLEYRDSSKMDPFVNQNIQYFLDRFYMNRISIRMLINQHTLIFDNNNNVGNPKHIGCIDPCCDVVDLVHDAFQSAQMLCDQYYFASPDLKLTQVNGKAAGQPIHIVYVPSHLFHMLFELFKNAMRATVEHQENKPSLDPVEVTVVLGTEDLSIKISDRGGGVPVRKIESLFSYTYSTAPKPVMEKNSTPLAGFGYGLPISRLYAKYFHGDLHLCSISGYGTDALIYLKALSTDSVEKLPVFNKSVSKHYQTIIEADDWCVPSKEPKNMSRQTAAA; the protein is encoded by the exons ATGAAGGCCGCTCGCATCGCGATTCGCAGCGCGGCCCCCTTAGCCGGGGAGCGGGCGCCCCGAGAGGTGGAGCATTTTTCCCGCTACTCTCCGTCGCCGCTGTCCATCAAGCAGTTCCTGGATTTCG GGTCAACTAATGCATGCGAGAaaacatctttttcttttcttcggCATGAACTTCCTGTGAGGCTAGCAAATATCCTAAAAGAAATCGACTTCCTCCCTAGCCCATTGTTGAGCACTCCTTCAGTACAGTTGGTAAAAAGTTG GTATGTTGAAAGCCTAATGGAGCTAGTGGAGTTCCGTGACAAAAAATCAGATGACCACAAAGTTCTATCAAA TTTCATAGATGCCATTGTCAAAGTCCGAAATCGGCACCATGATGTAGTGCCCACAATGGCACAAGGGGTTCTAGAATACAGAGATTCTTCCAAGATGGACCCATTCGTCAATCAAAACATCCAATACTTCTTGGATCGCTTTTACATGAACCGGATATCTATTCGAATGTTAATAAACCAGCACA CGCTTATTTTTGATAACAATAACAATGTGGGTAATCCAAAGCACATTGGATGCATTGACCCTTGCTGTGACGTTGTGGATTTGGTGCATG ATGCTTTCCAGAGTGCCCAGATGCTTTGTGACCAATACTATTTCGCTTCTCCAGATTTAAAACTTACTCAAGTGAATG GAAAGGCAGCTGGACAGCCTATCCACATAGTTTATGTACCATCCCACCTCTTTCACATGCTGTTTGAACTCTTCAAG AATGCAATGAGAGCAACAGTTGAACATCAGGAAAACAAACCTTCCCTTGATCCAGTTGAGGTGACCGTTGTACTTGGAACGGAAGACCTATCAATTAAG ATATCTGATAGAGGGGGTGGTGTTCCAGTGAGGAAAATAGAAAGCCTCTTCAGCTACACATATTCTACAGCACCAAAGCCTGTGATGGAAAAGAATTCCACTCCTCTG GCTGGTTTTGGTTATGGCTTACCCATTTCTCGCCTGTATGCTAAATACTTCCATGGGGACCTCCATCTGTGTTCCATCTCTGGTTATGGAACAGATGCTCTCATCTACTTAAAG GCCCTTTCCACAGACTCTGTAGAGAAACTTCCTGTTTTCAACAAGTCTGTTTCTAAGCATTATCAAACCATTATAGAAGCAGATGATTGGTGTGTTCCAAGTAAAGAACCAAAGAATATGTCAAGGCAGACTGCAGCTGCATGA